The genomic stretch GGTTGCTGTACGCGATTTGTTGGCGGAGAAAGTTTCTTTTAAGCAATTTGAAGAAACTAGACATGGAAAAGTGGAGCAAATTACCCGTCAATACAAATCAGGGCGTAATTTCAATTTGAACATTAACTATACGTTTTAAAATAGAATGAATCTTTCATTATTAACCAATAAACAAATGGAAATGAGAACTAACAAGTTTATGATTTACGTATTCTCAGCAATAATGCTGGGGGGAATGGTTGCTTGTAGCAGTGATGATCCGGAAACTGATACAGGAAACGGTAATGGCAACGGTGGAAATGCCGAAGCTCCTTATGTATGGGGGACTGAGGGAGCTATTAAAACATGTGACCACTTGTTATTTAATGATGATAAAACTGAGAATGCCAAAGGTACCGTGATAGGAAATGGAGATCAGGAGTTTATTTTTAAAGGTACACAGACTTTGTCTAAAGGAACTTACCTGATGAAAGGATGGATTTATGTGGGGACTGGGTCGGTATTGACCATCGAACCGGGAACTGTTATCAAAGGGGATAAAGATACACAGGCTGCCTTGATTGTAGAACCGGGTGGCAAACTAATAGCCGAGGGTACTAAAGATGCTCCGATTGTCTTTACCTCTGAACAGCCTAAAGGCCAGCGTAAACCGGGAGATTGGGGGGGATTGATTATTTGTGGTAATGCCAAGAACAATCAGGGAGTGTTGAATCAGCAGATTGAAGGAGGTCCGCGTACTAAACATGGAGGAAATGATGATGCTGACAATTCAGGTATATTAAGATATGTACGTGTGGAATTTGCTGGTTATCCTTTTCAAAAAGATAAGGAAATTAATGGTATAACTTTTGGATCTGTAGGTAGTGGGACTACCATTGATCATTTACAGGTATCATATTCCAATGACGACTCTTACGAATGGTTTGGAGGTAATGTAAATTGTAAATATCTAGTGGCTTATAATGGATGGGACGATGAATTTGATACAGATAATGGCTTCTCCGGTAAAGTCCAGTATTGTCTTTCAATCCGTGACCCGAGAATCGCAGATACTTCTCAGTCTAATGGTTTTGAGTCGGATAATTGTGGAGACGCCTCATTGATAGAACCCTATACGACAGCCGTATTTAGTAATGTCACTTTTATCGGACCGTTGGGGCGTGATGCCAACTTTGTTAATAATGAGAGCTATATTACCGGTGGTAGCTTCAATCCTAATAACGGTTCAGCTTTAGGTAAGTTCCAGTCTGCTATGCAGATCCGACGTTCCAGTCGTTTGAATTGCTTTAATTCAGTAGCTGTGGGATATCCTGTCGGTTTAATTATTGATGGTGAGAAAGGTAATACAGTTGAGATGACCAAGGCAGGAAACATAAAGTTGGAGAATATTTGGTTTGCAGGTATGACGGCGGTCGGTTCTGATGCCAACAAAATATATGATGATGTGCTTTATGATGCCGTGAACAAGCAAATCATTGATGCTGGACAAGAGTCTTACTCTTCTACTTTTTTTAAGGCTCAGAAAGGAAATAAAGTATTGACTGATGTCAATGAGTTGAAATTCAAGGACGGGCGTAATATCGGTGTTAATTATATGCCGGATGCAGGTAGTCCTGTGTTGACAGCCGCTTCATTTAATGACGCACTGTTGAGCAGTGGTTTTGAGAAAGTAGAATATATCGGAGCGTTTGGAACAGATGATAATTGGTTGGATAGCTGGACTAACTTCGATCCTAATAATACAGACTACTAATACACCTTTGAATATACACACACATAGCTGTTAATTTTAGGGGATTCTATGCGGTAAAGTCATAGAATTCCCTTATTTTTGTATCCAAACCTAGAAACTATTAATTAATACACCTATGTATCCATTTAAATTTAACCCCATTCTGAAATCCACCATTTGGGGTGGAGAAAAGATTATCCCGTTCAAGCATCTGAATATTGAACAGCCTCAGGTTGGTGAAAGTTGGGAAATCTCTAATGTTCCGGGCGATGAGTCTGTTGTTGCTAATGGAACTGAAGCCGGCAAAAATTTGAGCCAGTTGGTAAAAGAATATAAAGGATCTCTGGTAGGAGAAAGTAATTATCAGCGTTTTGGAGATAATTTTCCTTTGTTGATCAAATTCATTGATGCTTGTGACGACCTCTCTATACAAGTGCATCCGGATGATGAACTGGCAAAGAAGCGTCATAATTCGATGGGCAAGACTGAAATGTGGTATGTTATTGACAATGCCGGGGGGAAAGCACATCTGCGTTCGGGACTAAGTAAAAAGATTACTCCCGATGAATATGCTGCAATGATTGCTGATAATACGATTTGTGATGCATTGGCTGATTATGCCGTACAATCGGGTGATGTGTTTTTCTTGCCTGCAGGACGTATCCATAGTATTGGAGCCGGATGCTTTATTGCTGAGATTCAGCAGACCTCGAATGTGACTTACCGAATTTATGATTTCAATCGTAAGGATAAGAATGGTAATACTCGTGAACTGCATACAGAATTGTCAAAAGATGCCATAGATTATTCTGTAGAAGAGGATTATCGTACTCATTATACTCCGAAACAGAATGAGTCTGTCGAGTTGGTTACCTGTCCGTATTTCACTACTTCTGTTTATGATTTGACTGAAAATATGACGATAGATTATAGTGAACTGGATTCATTTGTAATTTATATTTGTATGGAAGGTATATGTACGGTAACTGATGGGGATGGTAACTCATTGGAATTGCAAGCCGGTGAATCTATCCTTTTCCCTGCCACAACAAAAGAAGTGAAAGTAACCGTGGAAGGTCATGTTAAGTTCTTGGAAACTTATGTATAAAGATTCGTTTTGTCTTTAATAAAATAACTGCTGTCTCCAATACATACAATGAAGGCAGCAGTTTATTTTATTAAAGACTATGTTTCCTGTTTAAAAGGTAAACTTCAGGCATACAGGTTTATTGGTTTTTATTGTCTTGCCTGTGTCTTTCAGTAATCCTGTTTGGGAATCTCTTTCAAATACTTGTATAGAGTTACTGTCTCTGCAGGCCACCAACAGGTATCGCCCGTTCCGGCTGATAATAAAATTACGTGGATGGATACCAGTCAGCTGATAACCTGTCTTTGTTAATGTCCCTTCTTCCTGATTTATGGAAAAGATAGCGATACCGTCTGCTTTTAAGCGGTTGGATGCATACAGAAATTTTCCATCGGGTGAAATGTGGATATCTCCGCTACCTTTGGCACCCACTGTGTCAGCTTCTATATATTGTATGGCGTTTAATTTTCCTTTGTCGTAAGAGAAAGCTATAACTTTTCCTGAGATTTCGTTAATCAGATAAGCGAATTTTTGGTTCGGATGGAAACAAATGTGGCGTGGCCCTGATCCTGATTCTACTTTTATATTAAATTCTTCAGATTCGTTCAGTAAGGAATGGGATACGCCATCAGTTACATTCTCACTAACAGGAAATACATGAATCTGGTCTGTCCCTAAATCACTGGCAAGTAGATATTTATGGTCTGGAGTGAATTTTATACAATGTAGATGTGGTTGTGTTTGCCTCTCTTTGTCAAGACTGTTTCCGGTAAAGGAAATAAGGCGTGTCTCGGATTTTAATTTTCCGTCTTTATCTAGTGGGAAAACGGTAATGCTACCTCCCATATAATTTGCTGTCAAGACAAATTTTTCCGATGGGCTGAGAGTTATATAACAAGGTGCGCCGCCGTCAGTGGGTTGAGAATTAAGCAAGGTTAGTTTCTTTTGTTCTTTATTAAATTTGATGGCATTGGCGGTAGAACTTTTTCCGGCATCCTCCCCTACAGTATATATTCTTTTTCCATCAGCCGACGGAATGAGGAAAGAAGGGTTGGATATTCCTTTTATTCCGCTGATATATTGGGAGTTGCCAGTTTGCTCATCAAAGTTATAAACCTTGATACCTTCTTCATCTGGAGTTGCATAACTACCTACCAACATATACATCATATTCGGATTTTTTTCAACTGTAATTGGTTCTGTTTGTTTCTTGGGAGAGGGTATACAGCCTCCCAGTATCATACTGTTCATACACAATACCATTAATTTTTTGTTCATATTGTCTGATCTGTTAGTATTAGAAAAATTATTTTCAAAGATACGTTGTTCTTATTAAAATGCGCTAAATAAACGAATAAATAATTGGATATTAACAGAAGTGTGTGTATATTTGTAACCTCTTTATGAGTTACCAGTACGGGGTTGACTGGATTTGACAGCGTGGCTAAGTGGTATGTAAGCATGCAGTGCGTGGTTGATTGGCACTATAATCCCAGTTTTCAAAATTTTATCTGGCAACGAAAATTATGCTCTTGCTGCTTAATCGAATCATAGTAGATTAGCTTTATTTCTGCCAAAGTGGTGGAAACGAGACATCACTCAAAAGCTCTTGTTCCGAAGCGTTTGATCAAGTGGTGCAGTAAAATCGGGAATAGTTAGAGATCCGCTTCATGTCTCTTACGAAAATTTAGAGGATAAGGTATAAGTTGGTGGCTTCGGTCCTGCTTATACTCGAAAATTTAGGCGAAGATAAGCATGTAGAAAGCGTATGGCTTCCTCGTTTGGACGAGGGTTCGACTCCCTCCAGCTCCACAAACTAAGAGTGATTCGTCCTTGGGCTTCAATAATCCAAGGACGAATTCTTTTTTAGAAGAGTAATGTATGCGGTTACTCATGTTTCTTTTCTGATGTGTGTAGAATACATTTCTCTCTTTTGCATCGGAAATTCTTGTTTTTTACGTAAAGATGCTTGTTTAAAGATGAATGTTATTTTATTGTTTAATGACTAATTCTATTACATAATCTATGTCATCAGGTACTTGAGGCAGTTTTATTAATATGCCGTTTTTTTCCTGTTTGAAAGAAAGTGGAGTTCTGGAAATGAACTGTATTGCTTTCTTTACTTTTGCCTTTAGAGGTATATAAAGTGCATTATCCTGCAAATCTAGTATATGGATGAATAAACGATCACCTTTGCGGGTTGATACTCCCCATGTGTGAGGAGCTACATCACCACCACGGGTTCCATAAATCGTCTCTCCATATTGATTCATCCATTTACCCACTTGTTTCAGATGCTCTATAGCTGTAGCGGGTAATTCTCCGTTGGGTTGAGGTCCAATATTCATTAGCAAATTTGCATTTTTTCCGGCTGCCTTAACCAAATAGTGTATCAACTCTTTGGGGGATTTGTAATTTTGGTCTTCAATTCTGTAGCCCCACATTCCGTTCATTGTTTCACAAGTTTCTAAAGGGAGTTCACTTATTCCTTGTCCTGCTGAAAAACCGGCTTTGTTTTCACCGGGCAAATCACGTTCGAACATTTGGAAATCTTCTCCTGCATAAGGAGTTCGATGATGATTGTTGCCTATTAGACAGGATGGTTGCAGTTTATGAATTAATGCATATTGTTCTTCCAGTTGCCAATTGAAGTTGGTAGGTTGATCCCAAATACCGTCAAACCAAATGGCGCCGACGGGGCCATAGTTAGTCAAAAGCTCGGTCAGCTGTTTATTCATAAACTTGTAGTAACTTTCCCAGTTTCCATGTCCTTTGGGACGTCCTGTCCCATGTCCGGTGTTTCCTTCCGGATAGTCGTCACGAAACCAGTCCAAATGCGAATAATAAAAATGGAGTTTGATGCCCTGTTTTTGACATTCTTCTGCCAGTTCTTTTAGTACGTCTCGTTTGAAAGGAGTAGCGTCTACGATATTAAAATCGGATTCTTTTGTATCAAACATTGAGAAACTGTCATGGTGTCGACTGGTGATACAGATATATTTGGCTCCGGAGGTTTTGATGGCAGAAACCCATTCGGCAGCATTGAAGCGCGAAGGATAGAATCCGGATGCCAGTTTGGCGTATTCATCACGGTTGATGTTGTGAGTGTTCATATACCATTCTCCTTGAGCGGTCATACTGTAAATGCCCCAATGAAGAAATATGCCGAATTTATTATCTTGAAATTCCTGCCGTGCTTTTATATTTTCAGGAGTAGGGATATAAATTTGATTGGAGATTTGTGCGAGGGCTGAAGTTCCCGCCATCAATAACAAGGCTGCGCCTAATTTGATTTTTTGTGCTAATTTGTTTCTCATTGTTATTATAAATTTGTTTTGCGAAATATAGTTATACTCTTGGAATATTTAAAGCATTTTTTGAAAAATATTGCACTGCGAATTAAATTTTAATAGATTCTAACTGGGTGGTATGTGAAGA from Phocaeicola dorei encodes the following:
- a CDS encoding type I phosphomannose isomerase catalytic subunit — translated: MYPFKFNPILKSTIWGGEKIIPFKHLNIEQPQVGESWEISNVPGDESVVANGTEAGKNLSQLVKEYKGSLVGESNYQRFGDNFPLLIKFIDACDDLSIQVHPDDELAKKRHNSMGKTEMWYVIDNAGGKAHLRSGLSKKITPDEYAAMIADNTICDALADYAVQSGDVFFLPAGRIHSIGAGCFIAEIQQTSNVTYRIYDFNRKDKNGNTRELHTELSKDAIDYSVEEDYRTHYTPKQNESVELVTCPYFTTSVYDLTENMTIDYSELDSFVIYICMEGICTVTDGDGNSLELQAGESILFPATTKEVKVTVEGHVKFLETYV
- a CDS encoding lactonase family protein, which produces MNKKLMVLCMNSMILGGCIPSPKKQTEPITVEKNPNMMYMLVGSYATPDEEGIKVYNFDEQTGNSQYISGIKGISNPSFLIPSADGKRIYTVGEDAGKSSTANAIKFNKEQKKLTLLNSQPTDGGAPCYITLSPSEKFVLTANYMGGSITVFPLDKDGKLKSETRLISFTGNSLDKERQTQPHLHCIKFTPDHKYLLASDLGTDQIHVFPVSENVTDGVSHSLLNESEEFNIKVESGSGPRHICFHPNQKFAYLINEISGKVIAFSYDKGKLNAIQYIEADTVGAKGSGDIHISPDGKFLYASNRLKADGIAIFSINQEEGTLTKTGYQLTGIHPRNFIISRNGRYLLVACRDSNSIQVFERDSQTGLLKDTGKTIKTNKPVCLKFTF
- a CDS encoding alpha-L-fucosidase, which gives rise to MRNKLAQKIKLGAALLLMAGTSALAQISNQIYIPTPENIKARQEFQDNKFGIFLHWGIYSMTAQGEWYMNTHNINRDEYAKLASGFYPSRFNAAEWVSAIKTSGAKYICITSRHHDSFSMFDTKESDFNIVDATPFKRDVLKELAEECQKQGIKLHFYYSHLDWFRDDYPEGNTGHGTGRPKGHGNWESYYKFMNKQLTELLTNYGPVGAIWFDGIWDQPTNFNWQLEEQYALIHKLQPSCLIGNNHHRTPYAGEDFQMFERDLPGENKAGFSAGQGISELPLETCETMNGMWGYRIEDQNYKSPKELIHYLVKAAGKNANLLMNIGPQPNGELPATAIEHLKQVGKWMNQYGETIYGTRGGDVAPHTWGVSTRKGDRLFIHILDLQDNALYIPLKAKVKKAIQFISRTPLSFKQEKNGILIKLPQVPDDIDYVIELVIKQ